AGTTTAACTAAATTTACATGTTGATTTTATGAAAACTTAAGATTtaatatgcaaatttttatgaatCGGGAAGGTTgtactgcgggttgattttaataaaagttatgattttttttgtaaaaaataacaTAAAGAGGAGGTCATATTGCGGTTGATTTCGTTAAAGGGTGAGAACTTTTTCGCAAAAACACTTGAGAGAGGAGTGGAGGACAGACTACAAGTTGATTTCGCTAAAAGTTGGGGTGCTTTTTGCAAAATGACCGAGAATGGCACAATCTGGACCATCCGCCTGGCCAATCCGACGATCGGGAAAAGTAGATGACGTGGCCCTATAGGATGCCCTGCTTTGATGTGTGAATCGTATATAGAGATTATTTCAGCGATAAGAGTATATAGTACTTGTCTGTTTGACGAACATAAAGAGTAGTAATTATAGGTTACTacaatattttaaattatatgACGAGTGGTCGAGCTtgtgtcaaaaaagtcaaacgatctATATTTAGAACGGATGGAATATCCTTTTTAATACCCTTTATTGAGCACTAGTTTCATAGGGCACAATCCACTCTTCTTATTAAGCTAACCAAATACCCTTTGAAAGAAAAAACCCGGAACGTCCGGACCAAGCTCTGTCAGCATCTTGTTCACGGCAGCTACCAGTTCATCCTCGCCTCCTCTCCGCTTCACCGCTTCAGTGAGCCTCTCCCGGACCTCGTCGGAGCTTGTCAGCTGGTCACGCCACAGGCGGAGCCCCAGCTCCCGAATGGGCGTCTTCCGATTGGTGGGGACGAATGTCCAATCCATGTACATCAACATGTCTCGGGTCATCTTGACGGCCTCGATGTGCTGATTCCACTTGGCCAGCAGCTCCTGCAAGAACTCCGCCGGAGCAGCGTCGTTCAGAGCCCTCCAGAGACTCTGAACTTCAGAGGCCATGGCGGTCTCCACGGCCGAGTACAGATCGGCACCCTTCTTATAGAGGACCATATAGTAAGCGTTCCTGTCGGCTCAATAGAAATTGATCCGGTTATGATCAACTGGGAAGACACAAGGAAAAGAAGAATGGGGGCTGATGAGAGTGAGAGGTGAAGATGATCAACCTGTGCAGCATCTCAAGCAACATGGTTGTGCTGCCTTGAGCGTAGAATTCCCTGATGGCCTGCGTCGCCATCATGCATGCTCCGGCGAAGAATTCCGGGTCTTGCTTGTGCTTGAAACGCTCTGGTTTCTCCATCGTATGCCTGCACATGAGTTGTGAGTTACGAATAGGATCATGATCTATGTAAACTGGGAGATCCATCCATGCATGTAAATTTATTTGCAATCTATATGTTTGATGAAATTAAACTCGTAAATTAAATCTCGTCAACTACGGAATCCACGCTCAACAAAACATTGGATGATTGGGGAAATCCGAGGCAAATGTGTCTGTGTTTTCGTTCGCAATTCAGGACCAGTTTAACAAACTCGCAGATAAAGATGAAACTATGCTAGATTAATTAATATTTAACAGATCGAAACAATCCAAGTGAAGAACAAATTAACacttttgcattgcatcatgcCCTGCCCccaaagaggaggaggaagaagattcaTCACAGACTTTGACACTAGTTCCAGAACACGATTGGGTGAGCGAGTAATAACCCGTGAGCTCGTCGCCGGTTCCTCGCGCCTCCGCTCGTCGACAGATCCTTGGTCATCTCCTCGTCGCCGGTTCCTCGATCCAATCCTTGAGAACCTACCGTTCCCCcaccggccgtcgccgccgccgcgtcactAGAGCAAGATGGGGTAATGGAAGGGGAACGAGTAAGATGGCAGCGATGGGGTTTACGTCTTTGATTACCCGGTTATATATGCATGATTTCTGACTTTACCctacctaggggtggtaatgggtcatgGCCGGTAATGGATCATGACTCTAGTGACCTCTTCATGGCCCAATAAAATCCTTAaatattttagtttaaaattatataaaattagagttCAGTCATTTTAGAGTCCGGCCCTTAAATTTTATAGTTCCTTTATCACCCCTAACCCTACCCAAAGCTTATCAACAAAATTTTGTTTCTTGCTCTAACATATGGATGGTTTCTAGATTTCTTTTGGTGAACGTGCGACACGTGCATCGGTACATGGCTGCTAGTACATCGTAACTTCTTGTCATGCCTGCTGACTATGGGCCTGCATCTTGTTTAGGCCAATCTCAGTCGGAGTGTCATGAGAGTGTCATAgatattaaatttgctaacatataccaatagtatgaggagagagaagaggggagtgtcatgaaatgtgaggagagggtcatcaccatgacactctaTTGGCACATTTCTTAAGATTCCAATCTAGATAActatgtcgatgacactcccactgagactggccttacaTCTGCTGCCAGTTGATCGTCCTCGCCTCCTCTTGGCTTCACCGCCCCGGTGAGCCTCTCCCGGATCTTCATCACCAAGTGGTCGCGCCACAGGCGGAGACCTAGCTCGTAGATTAACATGTCGTTGATCATTTTGACGGCCCTGATCATATGTTGATCCCACTTTGGGTGGACGTACGTAGAACTCGCTAAGTTGGAGGAGACGGCTGCAACTATGGCCCTCGCTTTGCGCCTCCGGCGGACCcttgtcgccgccgccacctcctcctcctcgcttcTCCGTCCGGCCGCACCAGCCTCCCTCTCCCAGCCTCTCCCGCTTCTTCTCCCCGGCGCCGCAGGAGGGTTCCagtcgagggcggcggcggcagcggtgcggGAAAGGGGCTACAGCGGCGTGGCCGAGGACAAGAACTCCCCTGACAATGGGTGCGACTACAAACACTGGCTCATCAGGATGAGTTTCCCGGACCCCAAGCCGTCCCGCGAGGAGATGATCGAAACCTACCTTAAGACCCTCGCCATAGTCGTTGGAAGGTATAATTTAACTTCCAACAATTTAGCATAGGCGTGTTGTTTTCGTGTTGATTTGAAGGAAATTTGGAGCGAGTCAGATTGCAGTGGCAGCATCCTGCCGGTGAGCAGCAGTCAAGCTgcatacactactacagaacaggcatTTGTTCCAGACCTTCAAAGGGGTTTTTTTTTGTCCCGGATCCAATGGCTAGTCCGGCAGGAAGAGAgtcaggggccttttgtcccggttggagccaccaactgggacaaaaaaaaagtatcttttcatcccggttggtggctccaaccgggacttggaccttttgtccccgttggaaccaccaaccgggacaaaaaaaaAGTGCATCTATCCCGGGTGTAGCCAACGACAGGGATAAAACACTCATGTCCATATGTTTTatctctctcccctccctgaCGACAGTCCACACCATCCATTAATTCCCTGCcttatcttcttcttccctcccctctcctctccctctcctccctctcgtTTCTTCCTCTGGCTTGGGGATGAGGTCGATCTGCGCCTGCAGGACAAGGCGACGGCGAGAGCAGCGGcgtaaggcggcggcgagcagcgcccGCTGGCTCGTGGCGAGCAgcgcccggccgcggcggcgcgaggccgcAGCGGAGCAGCGCCCGCTGGCCCGTAACGGCACGGGGGCCGTGGCGGAGCAGCGCCCGGCTGCGGCAGCGCGAGGCCGTGGC
This window of the Panicum virgatum strain AP13 chromosome 1K, P.virgatum_v5, whole genome shotgun sequence genome carries:
- the LOC120647893 gene encoding cullin-3B-like, whose translation is MINDMLIYELGLRLWRDHLVMKIRERLTGAVKPRGGEDDQLAADVRHTMEKPERFKHKQDPEFFAGACMMATQAIREFYAQGSTTMLLEMLHRNAYYMVLYKKGADLYSAVETAMASEVQSLWRALNDAAPAEFLQELLAKWNQHIEAVKMTRDMLMYMDWTFVPTNRKTPIRELGLRLWRDQLTSSDEVRERLTEAVKRRGGEDELVAAVNKMLTELGPDVPGFFFQRVFG
- the LOC120647904 gene encoding multiple organellar RNA editing factor 9, chloroplastic-like; this encodes MALALRLRRTLVAAATSSSSLLRPAAPASLSQPLPLLLPGAAGGFQSRAAAAAVRERGYSGVAEDKNSPDNGCDYKHWLIRMSFPDPKPSREEMIETYLKTLAIVVGRYNLTSNNLA